gttgttatttcCATGGCtcatttttttctcctttttccaTAAAAAAATTCCGTATCTCTTAACTTTTGAGGAAATGTATGAACTTGTCTATGTATACAATATACAAACTCACCCTGGATTGTAATACATTTCTAAATAGTAGAAGTAGAAAAAGTAGGCAACATGAAAATTGTGACATGTTCCGTATTTGTCACTGGAATATTTACCGGATGTAGATGCCTATGCTAGATTGCAGTCAACACTTTCTGTATCTTCATAGTATGCACACTCTTTATCTTGGTACATAACAGTGTGAATTCCATTTACCGGGCACCAACGAGATGCCAAAGCTTGTAAAAATCGGGATATGCAAGAATATACAAAAGCAGGATAGTATATGCCTTATTCAGGCAGAATCTTTAGTAGACCTGATAGGTGCACTATAATCTTAGGTTGTCATAGCTGGTTTTTGTTTTCCTTGTAAATATGACTTGGCACTGCTCTAGTGCTGTTTTATTTATTAATATACATGTTACCATTATCAAAAAAATATGCCATATTCAAAACCATCCATCTGTACAAGCTTAGCTCATCCTGAAAGTCACAAGTCAAGAGAAGATGGAATTTACTTGTCCTTGCTCCATAGTTTAAAGCTTGAGCAAATGGTTAAATCTATGCTTTGGTGAACCTTCTTCCTTGTAAGGCTAGTCGCTTTTCTCCTATCAAAtgctcccaaaaaaaaaaaaggatcctGGGAGAGTCATCCAAGATTTTTATTTCTACCAAACATGTGATCCTGGATTGTTGAAGGCATTGACTTTTATACACCAATGCAGAAGAATGAATACCCGGGAATTATTCATCCGATCATGGTGATAAAATATATGATTGATTGTTTCCCCAGCCTTCTTGCAGAAAAACAGCTATGACAAAGTTTTTGATTGTTCATTGCGTTGCCATCGCTTTGGGAGATCTGTGTTTTTTATCCTTTTTCAAAATAATGTCGCATCTATGATGTGTTTTACTTTCTTGCTACGCTGGTTTTTGGTGGGCCAAATGAGCTCTTGATGCAAAGCGAACTTTTTGTTTGCTTCATTGGTATTTCCTTTAATTTGGATATTCCAGATATAATACTTATCAGGCAGATGTTCTTTTATCCAGGTGTATGCTGTTGATGCAAGTGATATAGCTGTCCAGGTACTTGTTTTCTTTTGTTATTGAAGATGTCCATTAAAAAAAAGATGTCCACTGAAGCTTGTTCTATTTATTTTAGCATTTAGATTCTATGATGAGCGAGTAatgtttctttccttttttttttcctattttctttttgaGAGATGACATTatataaatcagcagcacaaagGCTGTGTTGGTAGCTATATTTACAGTTTCAATAAGAACAAAAATATGTCCTTGTTCATCTTACAAGGATTCTATGAAATCTAGCATAGATTCAGCTTTTCAGCTTCATTTACATAGTTCTCTTTACGCCAAAAATGAAATACCAGTATAGAATTCATCTTTATCATCTGAACTGAGTTGCATCTATCTTCAAAGCACCTGCACTTCTTTCCTTCCAAACAGTCCACCATATGAAAGCTGGGTCATGTTCCATCATTTCTTTTGTCTGACACTACCTCTCTCATTATTCCAGCACCTTAGAAGGTCATTTGTAGACAGGCATAATCCATCTAAGTCCATTCATGCTACAAATTAGTTTTCACAGAGCTCACAGTTATGTTTCCATGCACATTTTATATGGTTGATGAGTTCTGGGAGAATCGACTGCTCCATTATGGTGCTTATGATGTAGTGCATCATTTACTAGGCTTGCAGAAACTTCGAATACTCCTTTTTTTAACTTAACCTTATATTTGATAAATTTCTAAAGAACTGCTTGTAGTGAGGCAACTGACGACAATGATGGTTTATGATGTGGTCCTACTACTTAAAGATTTCAAACGCTCATGGTTTAACTCATTGCTTATCAAGTTAAAGAGCTTGCAAAACATTCAATATCTAACATGGTGATAAGTTCTCTAAAGAACTTCCAGTTGCCGCACTGAAGGCAAATTGTGCACTATGTAGTTGGCCAAAGATTACTTAAGGAAGAAGTGtttattttcagtttttacatGTTGGTAGGATGAAACAAACATGAGTTTCATGGAAAAATGAAAAAACTGTTTCTATGGGAGGACTAATGGTTGGAAACCTGAGAACAGGTAGAGGGATAGGTGTCACGTATGAGTTGAAGAGAATGGATTGGCAATTAAGGTACGGAACGAAGTGCTTTTGACAGAAGTACAGTGGGGTAATTCAGCTTGAAGCCATGTTGGATTTATTAGTTCATTACACTCTCTGTGATGTTCTATTTGGAAATTTGGATGTACTCTTTTCCAGCTTTCACTGAAATAGATCAATAAACTTTACCTTACATAAAAAAAAAAGTGCAATGGGGTAATTCACTTGCGAAATATGCTTGAATATGCATAGGTTTGTGAATCATTCTAGGACATCCTAGCTCGTATTGCAAATTCAGTAATTTGACAGAGTTTTAGATGCATGACTTAGCAACTCAACCCGGCAAAGGCAGCCTATTTCCTATAAACACAAGCATAGAAACAACCGTACCTTACTTTGGCCTGCCTCCAATACTTCCTCAGATTAGCTCAGGAGCGACCATTGCATTCCACAAGCAATCAATCaaatatttacttataaaaaacaGGAAGCAAACAGATATTCATTGGCAGAAATCATTTGTTACTCCAAACCATCTTTGTTGTGTCAATTGGGGTATGTTACCGAGTTATGTTGATTCTTCGTTTTCTTCACCAGATCGGTGTCAATCTGACATGCTGCTGCTGCTGGTACGGTAAAAATCTGATCAAAGTCTGGCAGGTACTTTAAACGCGAAGTTGAAACCAAACTGATGGCCAGATGAAGATGACAACAAAGatcaagaagaaagaagaaaataaactTAGTTAGACATAGGGCTGCCACAGTGTCGGATGAGGTTGCTGCTGTCGCTTATTTTGCCGATTTCTCCTTGGGTAAAGGAGGATGAAGGAAAAAAATGTCTCTTGGGCCAAGGAGGGCCCCAGGATAACATGGGTATCCAGTATCCACTGGAGTTAGGGTTATGCACTAAAGTTGGCTGTGCTGAAGGAAGAGGGGCAGAAAGCATGAAGGTAGAAGGCTGAGTTTTGAGGGATAGCAGAGGTCTTTTCTCCTATGGACCTTTGTCGCTTTTTGTGGTTTTTGCTCTTAAAAATACCACTACAAAGACAGATTTTGATACCGTGTGAAAATAAGAGAGGAAATGAGAGAATTTGTCTTGTTGTCGTGCTTAATTTTGGGTTTTGGGGATATAGAGGTTTCTTATATAAGAGTCATGCTCTTCTGAGCCTATGTACAACAAggtaattaataatattttccaGTGTTTAAGTACAAAATATTTTGGGATATCTTATGAAAATTCTAGATAATACTCTCTCCTCAAGTTCCGTAAATTTAGATAATTCTAAAAATATTATTACGTTATTTTCTTGACTTTCAACGATGCCAATTAGGATGAACTGGAGAGATTCCTGCAAGTTTCTATCCTTTCCTCTTTTAGAACACGTGTAAAACATTATTAAACCATAATATATGAAGGAAACACCCTAGTAGCTGGACATTCTAAAGATCTCTTCCACTGTTTTTTTCTACAGGAACTATGCGAAATATTTTTTGTTGATTGTTAGGAACTATGTGAAATATTTCAACTCAAACCTCATTTACATCCCTTTTTTGTGGTTGTCCAGGCAAATGAAATTGTGAAGGCAAACAACCTATCTGACAAAGTTATTGTTTTGCATGGGCGGGTCGAGGTATGTTCCAGTCTAAACATTTCCCTTGTTTTGGCTACTTAGAGTGGATGTTATTCACCCTTAGAAGATTGGCTACTTCTGTTGCTTAACTTGATTAAAATGCTTTTCTTGAGGGAAGTGAAGATCCTTAACATTCACTTCGCTTGTATGTGAAAGAATTGCCAGGTCATAGGCAAAACCTTTAATCAATTTATCATACTCAAGTGTTTATTTTGGGCTCTAAGATCAAGCATTGCTTGATCTGGCATATTCAGAATTCTTCCACCTGTTTATGCTGTTTTATACTTGTAGATAAGAGGTGACAGGGACTTAGTTCTTCAGGAAAAATCAAATTCCTTATTGAGAATAGCTTGGTAACTTGTTGAACCAAAGGGTGACTAGATCATGGCTATTTGCTTAATGGAATATGAATGAAGTTTGGCTTTAAATTCATTTTGAGCAAGGAAATCCCTCGGTTCCGGAGCTTTTACCTAGAGTCTTGATTGGTATGGTCTGCAGAGATTCTGGTTACGTCTTGTGGAAATAGTTTTCTGAAAGCTGCAGCGTGATGCCCTGTATTGATGATGCCAGTGAATTAGCTATTTAGACTCGAATGCGATTGAAATATTTTGTCACATTGAACCTAAATGTTGCTCTTTCAGCGCCAAAATGTTAGAAAGTAGGCATTCATCTCAAACATGGCAAAGTTTTTCACTTCCAAAAGTTTAAGCTGATAGAAACTAGTAGCGCTGTTTTTggtttgaccttttaaattaaaGTTTTTTGATTAAATCAGTTTTTTTAATTACAATTGAAGTTAGTTAACAGATGAAAATAGTCAGCTTTTATAAATTATCAGTACATCTCTTTGGAAAACCTGAACTGCAATGAGTTTTTGACTATCAAAAGCAAAATGGCCCTAATACTACTTTATACATTTTTAGTTTTGATGCGATGATTTTTAACAAAATTACTCATCCTTCACACCCTTTAACTACTCCACTTTTGTAGTTATtttctcctctctttttttttcttttcttttggtgATTCAAAGATGAGTATTAGGAAATGCAGTAAAAGTTAAAATTCAAGGCCTTGAACTTGTGAAGTAAGTGAGAAGTGCGAAACAGTGGGAAAGAATTGGACGGGTAAAAAGGCGTGACTGCAAAATTTGATTAATGTTATTGCAAGTTGGTCCATTTTATATTTTCTCTTTGAATTGTAGGTATTTGGACTAGGCGATATGAGCTGTGTGTGCTAAATGCATGAGTTTCTTGGGGATTGCGTAACCCTAGTAGGTGTTCTATGAGCTGTACCCTGTCAGCAATCATTTATCCAAATTACTAAACAATAAGAAAGCTTCTATGTTCTTTTCAAAAATAAGAAAACCTCTGTGACTGGCTTCTTAAATATGTAGTAAAAGTGAAGTAGTATTAGTGACACATTTATTTACTTGGGTGAAGATGTATGGATAACTTCTTGTAAATTGACTGCAAAATAACAAAATCACTAAAGATCTATCTCTAACCAACAGCCATTAAAATATGCTTCAAATCTTGGGTGATATGAAAAGAGAGCTTTCTATGAACTAGCATCCCGTAGACTGACATTTTAGCTGTACCAGGTCCTAGAATCATTAATCTTCCCATTTCATGAAGTCAGAGATAAAGAGGAAGAACCTAGGGGAGAAGTGAATAGGTGTTGATATTCAGTGGCATTAAGTTACTACTTGATGCCAATGCCCCTCAAACATTGCTTTCAAGCATTTAAAAAGAGAGAAGATGTATTGTTCTCAGTACCTCTGAAATTCCATAATTGTCATAAATGGAAAAGTTGACATTTTTAACTTTGTTATAATTGAATCTCCTTGTTATGGATGAATAAAACTCTTGTTCTTATAAGATTTGACTGTGGTGACTAATGATCATATCATACTTTTCGGTTAGTTCAGGATGTTGAAATTGATGAAGAAGTTGATGTTATAGTATCAGAATGGATGGGTTACATGCTTCTTTATGAGGTAATAATGGATAGACAGTTGCATTAAAATGCTTCTCTTGTAGTCTTTTTGTGAAAAAATGCTTCTCTTATGGAGGAAGGCTGACTTGGCACTGAGGAGCACCTACGTCTAGTTTGACGTGGTGTTACCTTTTAAATGTATTGTGTGTGAGTCCATGACTTCTTAAACTTTTGTGTTTCTTACGCCACATGTATTATGCTTGTCGTACCTTGCAGAGCATGCTGGGGAGTGTTATTACTGCTAGAGACCGCTGGCTGAAACCTGGAGGTCTTATTCTTCCGTCAATTGCAACGGTAGTCATACTCCATTCCTAATTTATGTGAGCTTGGAAATTTGTTGGGAGTTAtcctctgtgtgtgtgtgtgtgtgtactaTCCtccttttgcttcttttttttgaGCGAATAGTGTATTTGTATTATTAGAATTTAGGTTCAGCTATTTGTAGTTATGCGGCAAAGACTCAGATATTCTGTAGTTATTCAAAAAAAATCCACTCTCTTAACATCTGCTTCATAATTTTACTCATTGAAGAAAACACATGCTGATACTTGCATTGCCAAGACATAATATGAAGCAGTTGTATTATAAATGGTGGTCTATTCATTTAGAATAAGATGAGATAAGCTCTTGGAACATATTCATATTCTAAGGAAGGTTCCTCTCATCTATGTCCAACAAAGACCTGATTGATAAAATGGCcatggaagctcatctggaagaCTAAACTTCCCACTAAGGTCAAGTGCTTTAGCTGAACCACCCTCTACGAAGCATGCTTAACTCAAGACACCCATAGGAGATGTATTCAGACACTGAATGGGTGCTATACGTGTCAGATGGAATCAAAGAGTGTCAGTCATCTCCTACTTCGTTGTAGGTGTAGCAGATATCTGTAACATGTATTTCTCAATTTCTGATGTTGCCTGGGTCATGCTAATGTAAAGAAAGCCTATGAGGGCTGGTGTACATGGAGAGGTGGAAATCCATCAATAGTGTCTGGATAATGGTGCCAGCTTGtattttttggtgtatttggaATGAAAGGAATCACAGATGTTTTGATGGTATCACAACTCCTAATCATGACCTTAAAGATAGGTGTTAGTTAAACCTTTTTAGTTGGCTAAATCAGGCACCTGACATTATTTTGGATTGTATCTGCTCCTTGGTAGTGTAAAATGTTGTATATGAGCTAATCTTTGATATGCAAttatgcatcttcttgatgcatTTTGAATAAAATCCTTTACTTCTTTAAAAATTGGTACTGCATTGTTCATCTTGAACAAGTCCCAAGGATCTAGACCCGTCTGATGATTATAATAGCATTTTACTTTTCCACCACTTAATGATATGAAAGAGTAGAAAGTCATTTTAATATTCGTTTCTTCTCTCTGCAGCTCTATATGGCACCCGTGACACATCCAGATCGGTATGGCGAAAGCGTTGATTTCTGGCGTAACGTTTATGGAATTGACAGTGAGTATATGTTGTAATACTCATGATTATATCTGTTGTTACACTTACACATTTCCTTGCCATAGTGAAGTGATTTCTCTTCATAATGCAAATTAGATCCACTTGTATTTTATTGGATGAATTATGGGTTCCTAACGCGGATCAATTCTGGTAGTTTATTTCGTTATATGACACTCTCCTTATATGATATATAACTAATGTTAACTAATATAACTTATAGGATTTCTGTATGACATTTAGTCATTTTATTAAGTTTGACATGTAAAATTCAAAGTTTTGATTTATTATATCATTATTCATCGAGCTGTGTTTAAAGCTTATCTCTTTGCTCAATCCTCCAGTTATTTTTCTCTTCTCCGTCGTTGACACGCATCTGGATTTCCACGTAGATGCGAATATGCTTAACCTCGATAAAGGAATTTCTTTTTCTATTGAAACAAAAATAGAGTAGTTAGTAGCACTGAGTGGCTAAATATACTAATACACCTCGCTTGCACTGAAGTCGAGTCCTTGAATAGTTTTTGCTGTGTGCTTTCCTGGTGAGTACAGTGGTTAAACTTGTTTAAATATTAATGTCTTCAGACTTGCTGGTTTGTATACCATTTTTATTTGGATTCGACCATCTTTTGATTATACAGTTGATTCTCCAGTTCTTAGATTTTTGTAATGTCATTGAAAGTGTTGTTTCATCTATTAACCTTCCTTATCTAGTAAAGGTGATACATTACTGATCTCACACACAcagaccaaaaagaaaaaaaagatagaaAGAAAGGTGTTATCTATCATGTGCTGAGAGCTGTATAGTAAACGTGAACCTTAAACTTTGTGGGAGTGGGGCAAACACACCTAAAAGAACAAAGATGAGTTGCTAAATGCAAATGTTGCTTTTGATTCTTTCTACGGGTTTCTCCATTAGATTCAGTTGGACTTCCATTTTTTGCAGTGTCAGCTATAATGCCGTTAGCAAAGCAGTGTGCATTTGAAGAGCCGTCAGTGGAGACAATCACTGTTGAAAATGTTTTGACATGGCCACAAGTGGTTAGTACCATCAAGTTCGGTTCTTTTTGGGTTTCAAATTGCTGTCTATTATGTGTGCCAAACGACAATGACAACAACTACTCTTAATCCCAAGCATATCAAAAGATTTATCAGTGTCAGACGCTGAATTGCTTGTTCCTCTTAACTTACTATATCGTGGCTTTTATGCCTAGTCACTGGAGCTGTCACATTTTTGTGAAGTGCTGTATGATGGTACATTTTCTTGTGGAAGCATCAGTCTCATCGCTTCTGTGATTTCTGTTCAGTTGGAACTAGTTTAACTGACCAAACTGTCTGACATCTGACCTCAGTCAATTTTGCTTGTTTATTTCAAATTTGGTATCTCTTTgattttagttttttaattttttttctttctggaAATTGTTCCTACGATTTGCTCCACTGAATCGACCAATCATAGTTAGTTAAACAACAGTAGTGGATTCATGGTACGTGTATGTCAGAAAGCTGGTACCTTATAGCTTGGATCTCTTGGTATTGAATAGCTGCTGTGATATTTCTATCTTTGCTGTTATGATTATGATAAACTAGGGCCAGATTTTCCGAACTTTTGTGCTTTTCTCCAAATTTCACACTATCTCTGCTCTCCCCTCTTTTCCCCAttctcattttccatttctttCCATTTCTCTTCGTCATGCATATCTGCCCAAATCACAAGATATTCAGCCTCTCTTTCTCTCCCTGAGGAATTTGTTGTCTCTCATTTCACTCTTTTTGCTAGATCTCTTTAGTTGTAAAAATGATGATGCTATTCTCAAGCTGTTAATTGTGGATGTACATATGGTTATCAGTTAGATTGATTGACATTAAAGTGCTTTGGAGTTGACGTGGACATGCAGGTTATCTATCTGGGATAATTGCACTCCATTTCGTCCCCCTTTTTCTGGAGCTAAATTGCACTTTCTGTGTCTGAATCATTTGCAAGTTCGTATTCTTTAAAAAAATGTTATGGATGCTGTAAATAGAAGGGTATATGTGCCTAAATAGGTATCATgagtaaaattaaaaaaaagtcaCCTAAGTTGCAATTTTCCATTCTGTTTCTTCCGTTTTAGTTTTTTCCGTTGGTTTCTAACTTCACACTACATATTTAGAAGATTGAAACTCCCATGGCTATGCCCTGACTAAGGCCTGGAGGTGTTACTGACTATTTCCTTTAGGTGTTTTTGGGAGGAGTTTTGAAATCCCTATTACTATGCCCCGACTGAGGCCTGGAGGTGTTTGTACCAATACTGactatttctttttcaatttttggTTTCCACCCTGcgggtttcttttttttttttggcgcgggggggggggggggggggggttgtagaTGCGGATGCATAAGATCAAGAGAGTGGTGCCTTCCTGGTAAAGAGGAGCTATATGAAGGAAAAGATTGTATAATCTAAGTACATAACCAGTATTATGGATCACTTCTGCAGATTGCAGGATTGTTGGATTCTGCAGATCGCTGGATTGTAATCTTAGCTCATTGTATTGTTGCCCCAACATGTGAAGTCCGGATAAGTAGGACTATGCACTCGAGTTCATAGTTGGAAGATTGCTGCTGATTGAGCCTTGGAGGTGTTATACACCAATActagctcttttttttttttggttgtaaaaattTTCGCCCTAATGGTTGGGGCGTGGGGGTGGGGTAGAAGTAGAGGGGATGAATTAGATCATTGGAATGGAATGCCTTCCTGGTAAAGAGGAACTATATTGAAATTTTTTTAGCTTCTCTATGAAAAGTAAAAAATGTAGAATCTAAGTTGATAATCATGTATTAAGGGTCACTCCATAGCTCAACCATTCCATCCAGGTTCTGTTGAATTGTTGCGCAACATGAAGATTCCGGAGCTGTACGACTATAGACGTGACTTCTAAAAATTAGGGATTAAGGAAACAGCTGACGGTTCATGGAAATTAGTTGCTTGAAATAAACACCCACATCTATTCTTACGGTTGTCATTCCCAAGGGAAAACAGaacctttttcttctcttttgtgAGGTTTTTTTTGTGGGGGGGAGGGAGGTGGAGCTCCTTTATGTAAGTGAGATAATCAAATGTTTTTAGTTGTTTTCAGTGGTGTGATTCATTATAGTAAAGGTGCTCCCGCAGGGTATTTCCTCTTCAAAACATATCTTAAGAGCAGTTTGACTGTTTAGTTGTGACTGGAATGAtcttctttattctttttttaaTTGTTATCTGATATTTAATTTACTCACATGTAGCAATGTCTATTATGTTTGTCACAATGTTTTAAGTGATGATTTGATTCTCCAATTACCCATGTACTTCCTCTACCAGCTGATGTTTGTGACTTGTCCGTTTGCATGATAATTATGTCCTTCAGAACTGCCAAGGTAATGCATGCTCTTACTGATTGTGAAGAAGGTAAGGGATCTTGCTTTTGGTCGTGGTATGGATGATGTATGAATTGCGTTGGGTTCTAGAGTCTTCACAGTTATTTTGGCAGAATTGGGGTGTTTGCAATTTCAAGTACGGTCCAATATTTATATCAAAATCTTCAGGAATTTAGAATGTTCTGGGATTATGTGCTTTATGCTCGATTATTTCTTTTAGCTCTTGTATCTCATGCACTAGTGCAGTACCATCGGTCTTTCTCATTTTGGACTCATTTCCCTTCAACTTAACCGCAGGTGAAGCATGTGGACTGCTATACGGTGACCATTCAGGAATTAGAGTCCATCACAACCAGATTTAAATTTGAGTCAATGATGCGAGGTACAACTGCTCTCCTCCCCCTgccccctccccccacccccacccccaataaaaaatttcattttctgaATGTGTGTGCAAAATTGTTAGCTCATGGCTTTCTTTTATTACATCTGTTTTGATATTTATCTTTCTTGTTCCTCTTCATTAGAATTGTTGGGGAGAGATGATTTGTGCTTTTCTACTTAGTGTTCACCAAGTGGTCGCATGGCCTGATTCTCTTTTGTTTCAGCCCCCTTTCATGGTTTTGCTTTCTGGTTCGATGTGGAGTTTACTGGCCCCGCAGTATTACCTTTGAACAATGGTGTGCCACCGTCATTTGTTCAGTCTTCAACCAGTTACATCTCGGAGGGCAATCACAGAAAGAAACGTCCCAATCCTAATGAAGCGCTTGTCTTGTCAACTGCACCAGAGGATCCCCCAACACACTGGCAACAGGTCCTGTAAATACTTCCCCAAAAATATAATATTCAACTCTTTGCTTTTTGGCTAATCGGAATGAAAGTTAGGCATAGAACAGTGAGAATTCATGGTTAATCAACAATCTGCGTCTAATTTTTGATATTTGGTTGTAGTAACATTGGTTCTTAGATGGAATAACTTCATATTTTGAtaagggaaaagggccaaatatacccctctactttcggaTATTGCCTacatttaacctccgttatactatccggccaaaatttacccctaccgttatactatctagccaaatttacccctaccatcaacaaacttttaaaaattactccTCAGTCTGTCAGGTGGCCCAGAATCTCCCAAATCATTTTAATCAAGTcacttattcttcttcttgatcCACTATTTTCAAAACAATTGGCATTAGCTTtcttaattgaaaaaaaataagagaaagaaattaggtagcttgtctaaattccaaaagtatttacaacatcccaactttaatgaattcgttgcaccaaaggtatggagactttgcaagtTTTAGTGATAGTAGTTGAAGTTCCTTGGAGACTTTACATTTGtcgaattcaactttgctttaattaaatTCCTACGCATTATACACTCTTAAGTTAATTgatcgaactctatactaaccagattataacaaaatatattcgaatatacatgtacatacatgatgatcaattgcatataatatacaaaaaatagACCCACTGAATTCTATGGTGTGTATATgttgaaaataaataaaatttaaatcaaTTCCAAACCCATTATCACAAGAAAAGTGGGTGCATCGGTAATTAAAAATAtccatgaataatttgtatagtctagtacctttagcattcacatcaatagtaatttctgaaaatagtggagcaagaagaacaacaagtgatttaaataaaaggaaattgAGAGATTTTGGATTATTTA
This region of Nicotiana tomentosiformis chromosome 4, ASM39032v3, whole genome shotgun sequence genomic DNA includes:
- the LOC104119365 gene encoding probable protein arginine N-methyltransferase 6; translation: MFQPTDGSYTNGYHHDGAVSSAAGISSGHRVRRVSRGRSRGRRSGVTGSDGAPRVVQWQQHQQQNEYEEEEREKPTPPCTEFDTAYFNSYAHVGIHEEMIKDRARTESYRNAIFQHQNYIAGKVVVDVGCGTGILSIFCAQAGARRVYAVDASDIAVQANEIVKANNLSDKVIVLHGRVEDVEIDEEVDVIVSEWMGYMLLYESMLGSVITARDRWLKPGGLILPSIATLYMAPVTHPDRYGESVDFWRNVYGIDMSAIMPLAKQCAFEEPSVETITVENVLTWPQVVKHVDCYTVTIQELESITTRFKFESMMRAPFHGFAFWFDVEFTGPAVLPLNNGVPPSFVQSSTSYISEGNHRKKRPNPNEALVLSTAPEDPPTHWQQTLVYFYEPLDVEQDQVIEGSLTLSQSKENARFMNIHLEYSSGGRSFVKESVMR